The genomic stretch CCAGCGCCCGCTCCCAGGCGAACTCCGGCCGTCCGCCGTCCGGTCGGGCTTCACCGGTGTGAGCGGCGCCGAAGCGGACGCCCATCCCGCGCAGCCGTGCCAGGCTGTCCTGGTAGGCGGGGTGGGCGGCCAGCGCGTCGGCGACACAGGGCAGGACGGCGATCGGTAGGCCCGTGCCCGCGGCCTCGCACAGGGTGCCGAGGGCGAGGGTGTCGGCGATGCCGGCCGCCCACTTGTTGACGGTGTTGAAGGTGGCGGGCGCCACCACGACGGCGTCCGGCGGCGGGAAGGGGCGAGGGTCGGCCGGTGTGCGCCAGGCCGACCGGACGGGGCGGCCCGTCTGTCCCTCCACGGCCGCGACGTCGAAGAAGCCGCCCATGGCGACCGGTGTCGCGATGACGCCGACCTGCCAGTCCCGTTCCTGAGCGGCGCTGATCAGCTTGCTGACGCCCGCGGCGATCCCGGCCGCGCACACGACGACGTAGAGGAAGGGCTGCTCGGCCTGTTCGGTCATCCGGGCACCCTACTGAAGCGGGAAGGACACTCCTCGCTCGGCCTCGGGCCGGGGTCCGTGGATGCGGCGCTGCTCCTCCTCGATGGGTACGTCGTGGATGCCGGCCTCGCGCCGCGTCATGAGGCCGTGCTCGTCGAACTCCCACAGTTCGTTCCCGTAGGAGCGCCACCACTGGCCGGCCGAGTCCCGGGACTCGTACTGGAAGCGGACGGCGATGCGGTTGCCGTCGAAGGCCCACAGGTCCTTGCGCAGCGCGTACTCCAGCTCGCGCTGCCACTTGGCGGTGAGGAACGCGACGATCTCGGCACGGCCGGTGACGAAGGTGTCGCGGTTGCGCCAGACCGAGTCCTCGGAGTAGGCGAGCGCCACCTTGTGCGGGTCGCGGGTGTTCCAGGCGTCCTCGGCGGCCTGGACCTTCTGAACGGCGGTCTCGCGGGTGAACGGCGGCAGGGGCGGGCGGTCGGTCATGGTTTCCTCCTGGGCTCGCACGGCAGTGGAGAACGAGCGTTCTCCGAATGGCTGCT from Streptomyces roseochromogenus subsp. oscitans DS 12.976 encodes the following:
- a CDS encoding flavoprotein, producing the protein MTEQAEQPFLYVVVCAAGIAAGVSKLISAAQERDWQVGVIATPVAMGGFFDVAAVEGQTGRPVRSAWRTPADPRPFPPPDAVVVAPATFNTVNKWAAGIADTLALGTLCEAAGTGLPIAVLPCVADALAAHPAYQDSLARLRGMGVRFGAAHTGEARPDGGRPEFAWERALDLL
- a CDS encoding nuclear transport factor 2 family protein, which encodes MTDRPPLPPFTRETAVQKVQAAEDAWNTRDPHKVALAYSEDSVWRNRDTFVTGRAEIVAFLTAKWQRELEYALRKDLWAFDGNRIAVRFQYESRDSAGQWWRSYGNELWEFDEHGLMTRREAGIHDVPIEEEQRRIHGPRPEAERGVSFPLQ